Sequence from the Camarhynchus parvulus chromosome 1, STF_HiC, whole genome shotgun sequence genome:
AACCCAAgccaaacaaatgaaaataccCACTGGTTgttattatgtattttttaatagatgtGTTTAGAGAAATTGCAGaaaagagatgtttttcttttgctatttaCAGTGGTTACCCATGCTGAGAATCTCAAAATACTGGCAGATTTTCTAATTTGAATTGAGGACGAGGAGGAGTATAAATTCAGGGCAGGCAGACTATGGGATTACATAAAATGACTTAAAACAGCAAAGAgcattagtaattttttttaaatccccaCTATTTATCCAAAAGGTAGGCTATAGTGAAAGCTGTATTTCACTAAGCTTGACAAAGCTTTTCCAAGAGGCTGACTAGCATCAAGACTCACTATTGTGACACTGATACCACCAATGTACAGTGCtcacagccactgccacagTGTGGCTGCAGTGGCTACAGATGTGCAActcagcagcaaagcacagagagTATCACAGAGTCACACAACAGtctggcttggaagggacctggaagatcacctagttccaacacccctgccacaggcagggacaccttccacagctcctctgggcaacccattccagtgcctcactgccctcacagcaaagaatttctttgtaatatctaatttaaatatACCCTCTTTAGGCTTAAAGTCCTCTTCATCCTATCAATATCTGCCTGTATaaaaagcccctctccagctgtaTTGCTGTATCTAGATACCAGAAGGTGCTGTaagatctccctggagccttctccaggctgaacagccccaattctctcagcctgtcttcatagggaATGTGTTCCTATGTGAACTTGTGAATAAGAAACTAACGTAAGATATTGGGAGACAAAATAATATGTGGTCACAGAGTATGTGGAAACTCTTGTTTTTCAACTAATTGTgacaagtaaaaataaagacttGCGGACGGTAGAGGCATTTATTCCTCAGTATCCACTCCTGCCAACCCCTCTTGCCACTTAACATAAAATACAAGATACACAGACTAGGGGAAAAAAcacctgctgcatttttttacaatcacctgggaaaaaaaggtgaaaggaAGTGATTCCTCAATTgtaaattctgcaaaaattcaCCATCTCTCAAGACACAATTGGTCACTTgtacaggcagcagctctggttgAACTTCTCTAAGTTTATCTTTACACTTGCACTTGGAAGAGAAAtagacattttaaaacatctcaGACTTTATGAACAGCCATTCCAATTTTCACACTGCAGTACCAAAGATGAGAGCATACTTTCCTAACAAACTCAATTCCTACATTACAGAGCTCTATGATTAAGATCCAAACGACatcctcagtgctgcagcttctccaaaGAACATCTTCCCTTTCCACAGGGAGATCAGcatcaagagagaaaaaaaaaaacctcccaaaaaacaTCCTGATGGGAATAACCATCCAAAACATCACAGGAAACACAGCAATGGTAATTTGGCCAAAAATGGCCAGTTGTGTCGACAGCTTTTACAGCATCATGTACCACCCTAACTGGAACAGCATGCTGTCCAGCTACTCCAGAAAGAGCTTCCAGAGGGAAGAGAGGGTGCCCACCACTCGCTCCTCCTTTGTTGTTGAAAACCTGACTCCCCTGACGACGTACATCATGTGTGTGACCTGCCAGTCCGCAAACCCCTCCAGCGACCAGTGTAGAGTTTTCAACACGCTGGAACGAGACCCAGCGTCGGCGAGCAGCACCAAGAAAGAGCTGGCTCTGGGCATCTGGCTCACCAGCAGCGTGCTGCTCCTCATCATcgctgcagtgctgctctacGGCTGCCTGCACCT
This genomic interval carries:
- the LOC115911357 gene encoding fibronectin type III domain-containing protein 9-like, with the protein product MIKIQTTSSVLQLLQRTSSLSTGRSASREKKKNLPKNILMGITIQNITGNTAMVIWPKMASCVDSFYSIMYHPNWNSMLSSYSRKSFQREERVPTTRSSFVVENLTPLTTYIMCVTCQSANPSSDQCRVFNTLERDPASASSTKKELALGIWLTSSVLLLIIAAVLLYGCLHLLCRRRHQRLQERGGTSKREREEPWTKSTAHSSDEFSRQSQHTQDAEEKHPGGIQLATIIENPSVCNDPIVTSSKSQERVLVTGQCSAIN